The following proteins are encoded in a genomic region of Xenopus laevis strain J_2021 chromosome 3L, Xenopus_laevis_v10.1, whole genome shotgun sequence:
- the wrap53.L gene encoding telomerase Cajal body protein 1 isoform X3: MADEKQDWTSEETREMLAEGKEADGHAGTSGEAREILAEGKEADSHAGTSGEAREMLAERKESDGHAGTSGEAREMLAERKEADGHAGTSGEAAYLVEDGTCVPLDRESGVVALGDVEELVVAGSNAPQMTESKARLLEAEAFDSEMMRVHGQSSGMEGAQLGESSQMPRDVPPNGNGEEKSDDNAAPNETNTGILDRKEEDGTFQGPAAKVARVDEFAPVCDVCLEETAEVSMEEQAVEQRIEAAAETEEPAEHLEESYCSAQFDFSSQPWALAGAWHEYSAVPENFLKGCKWAPDGTCLLTNSDDNILRIYNLPPELYSDNWDVLEEMRPVLRMAEGDTIYDYCWYPSMNSSDPTTCFVASSCKDNPIHVWDAFHGHLKASYRPYNHLDELTAAHSLCFSPDGEQLFSGFEKMIRVFETSRPGRDCECRPTFHKKQGQAGIISCIAFSPTQDIYACGSYSKSLGLYSRQEGVTLAILQGHQGGITHLVFSPDGNCIFSGGRKDPEILGWDVRYPGNVLLSVKRNVATNQRIYFDVDVSGRYLVSGDTQGLVTAWDISSQSEEEFASPVLQFQAQKDCINGISLHPSMPLLATASGQRKFPELGEDSGDETDGPPGVAGENSLQLWWCRSPAN, translated from the exons ATGGCTGACGAGAAGCAAGACTGGACATCAGAGGAGACCAGAGAA ATGTTAGCTGAGGGAAAGGAGGCAGACGGCCATGCTGGAACATCAGGGGAGGCCAGAGAAATATTAGCTGAGGGAAAGGAGGCAGACAGCCATGCTGGAACATCAGGGGAGGCCAGAGAAATGTTAGCTGAGAGAAAGGAGTCAGACGGCCATGCTGGAACATCAGGGGAGGCCAGAGAAATGTTAGCTGAGAGAAAGGAGGCAGACGGCCATGCTGGAACATCAGGGGAGGCGGCATATTTAGTAGAGGATGGAACTTGTGTCCCTCTCGACAGGGAAAGTGGGGTTGTGGCATTAGGGGATGTAGAGGAATTAGTAGTGGCTGGAAGCAATGCTCCTCAGATGACAGAGAGCAAGGCCCGGTTATTGGAGGCTGAAGCATTCGATAGTGAGATGATGAGGGTTCATGGGCAGAGCAGTGGCATGGAGGGCGCACAGCTGGGAGAAAGCTCACAAATGCCAAGAGATGTCCCACCCAATGGCAACGGAGAAGAAAAGTCTGATGATAACGCTGCTCCAAATGAAACAAACACTGGGATATTGGACAGAAAGGAAGAAGATGGGACTTTTCAGGGCCCTGCAGCCAAGGTAGCACGGGTCGATGAGTTTGCTCCAGTCTGTGATGTCTGCTTAGAGGAAACAGCGGAGGTATCAATGGAGGAGCAGGCAGTAGAGCAGAGGATAGAAGCTGCAGCAGAGACAGAGGAACCGGCTGAGCACTTGGAAGAATCATATTG CTCTGCCCAGTTTGACTTTTCCTCTCAGCCCTGGGCGCTCGCAGGAGCTTGGCATGAATATTCAGCAGTGCCTGAGAACTTCCTGAAAGGCTGCAAATG GGCCCCTGATGGTACCTGCCTACTGACCAACAGTGATGACAACATCTTGCGGATATATAACCTTCCACCTGAGCTGTACTCGGACAACTGGGATGTACTGGAGGAAATG cgCCCTGTTCTACGTATGGCTGAAGGGGACACCATATATGACTACTGTTGGTACCCCAGTATGAATTCCTCTGACCCCACCACCTGCTT TGTGGCCAGCAGCTGTAAAGATAACCCAATCCATGTGTGGGACGCATTCCACGGCCACCTGAAAGCATCGTATCGGCCGTACAACCACTTG GATGAGCTGACAGCGGCACactctctctgcttctctcctgATGGTGAGCAGCTCTTCTCTGGATTTGAAAAGATGATTCGGGTGTTTGAGACATCTCGGCCTGGGAGGGACTGCGAGTGTCGCCCTACTTTCC ATAAGAAGCAGGGTCAGGCTGGTATCATCTCCTGCATCGCCTTCAGCCCCACTCAGGATATTTACGCCTGCGGCTCTTATTCGAAGTCTCTGGGATTGTACTCCCGGCAGGAAGGGGTCACCCTGGCAATTCTGCAGGGGCATCAGGGTGGCATCACCCACCTAGTTTTCTCTCCTGATGGCAACTGTATTTTCTCAGGGGGACGAAAG GACCCTGAGATCTTGGGTTGGGATGTCCGTTACCCTGGGAACGTTCTGCTCTCCGTGAAACGCAATGTTGCCACAAACCAGAGAATTTACTTCGATGTTGACGT CTCCGGCCGTTACCTGGTAAGCGGGGATACGCAGGGCCTAGTTACCGCCTGGGATATATCCAGTCAGTCTGAGGAAGAATTTGCCTCTCCCGTCCTACAGTTCCAGGCTCAGAAAGATTGTATTAATGGCATTAG tTTGCACCCGTCTATGCCACTCCTAGCAACCGCCTCAGGCCAGAGGAAGTTTCCGGAGTTGGGAGAAGACAGCGGTGATGAGACAGATGGACCTCCTGGTGTTGCTGGAGAAAACTCCCTGCAGCTTTGGTGGTGTAGGAGTCCAGCAAATTAG
- the wrap53.L gene encoding telomerase Cajal body protein 1 isoform X1, whose product MADEKQDWTSEETREILAQGKESDGHAGTSGEAREMLAEGKEADGHAGTSGEAREILAEGKEADSHAGTSGEAREMLAERKESDGHAGTSGEAREMLAERKEADGHAGTSGEAAYLVEDGTCVPLDRESGVVALGDVEELVVAGSNAPQMTESKARLLEAEAFDSEMMRVHGQSSGMEGAQLGESSQMPRDVPPNGNGEEKSDDNAAPNETNTGILDRKEEDGTFQGPAAKVARVDEFAPVCDVCLEETAEVSMEEQAVEQRIEAAAETEEPAEHLEESYCSAQFDFSSQPWALAGAWHEYSAVPENFLKGCKWAPDGTCLLTNSDDNILRIYNLPPELYSDNWDVLEEMRPVLRMAEGDTIYDYCWYPSMNSSDPTTCFVASSCKDNPIHVWDAFHGHLKASYRPYNHLDELTAAHSLCFSPDGEQLFSGFEKMIRVFETSRPGRDCECRPTFHKKQGQAGIISCIAFSPTQDIYACGSYSKSLGLYSRQEGVTLAILQGHQGGITHLVFSPDGNCIFSGGRKDPEILGWDVRYPGNVLLSVKRNVATNQRIYFDVDVSGRYLVSGDTQGLVTAWDISSQSEEEFASPVLQFQAQKDCINGISLHPSMPLLATASGQRKFPELGEDSGDETDGPPGVAGENSLQLWWCRSPAN is encoded by the exons ATGGCTGACGAGAAGCAAGACTGGACATCAGAGGAGACCAGAGAAATATTAGCTCAGGGAAAGGAGTCAGACGGCCATGCTGGAACATCAGGGGAGGCCAGAGAAATGTTAGCTGAGGGAAAGGAGGCAGACGGCCATGCTGGAACATCAGGGGAGGCCAGAGAAATATTAGCTGAGGGAAAGGAGGCAGACAGCCATGCTGGAACATCAGGGGAGGCCAGAGAAATGTTAGCTGAGAGAAAGGAGTCAGACGGCCATGCTGGAACATCAGGGGAGGCCAGAGAAATGTTAGCTGAGAGAAAGGAGGCAGACGGCCATGCTGGAACATCAGGGGAGGCGGCATATTTAGTAGAGGATGGAACTTGTGTCCCTCTCGACAGGGAAAGTGGGGTTGTGGCATTAGGGGATGTAGAGGAATTAGTAGTGGCTGGAAGCAATGCTCCTCAGATGACAGAGAGCAAGGCCCGGTTATTGGAGGCTGAAGCATTCGATAGTGAGATGATGAGGGTTCATGGGCAGAGCAGTGGCATGGAGGGCGCACAGCTGGGAGAAAGCTCACAAATGCCAAGAGATGTCCCACCCAATGGCAACGGAGAAGAAAAGTCTGATGATAACGCTGCTCCAAATGAAACAAACACTGGGATATTGGACAGAAAGGAAGAAGATGGGACTTTTCAGGGCCCTGCAGCCAAGGTAGCACGGGTCGATGAGTTTGCTCCAGTCTGTGATGTCTGCTTAGAGGAAACAGCGGAGGTATCAATGGAGGAGCAGGCAGTAGAGCAGAGGATAGAAGCTGCAGCAGAGACAGAGGAACCGGCTGAGCACTTGGAAGAATCATATTG CTCTGCCCAGTTTGACTTTTCCTCTCAGCCCTGGGCGCTCGCAGGAGCTTGGCATGAATATTCAGCAGTGCCTGAGAACTTCCTGAAAGGCTGCAAATG GGCCCCTGATGGTACCTGCCTACTGACCAACAGTGATGACAACATCTTGCGGATATATAACCTTCCACCTGAGCTGTACTCGGACAACTGGGATGTACTGGAGGAAATG cgCCCTGTTCTACGTATGGCTGAAGGGGACACCATATATGACTACTGTTGGTACCCCAGTATGAATTCCTCTGACCCCACCACCTGCTT TGTGGCCAGCAGCTGTAAAGATAACCCAATCCATGTGTGGGACGCATTCCACGGCCACCTGAAAGCATCGTATCGGCCGTACAACCACTTG GATGAGCTGACAGCGGCACactctctctgcttctctcctgATGGTGAGCAGCTCTTCTCTGGATTTGAAAAGATGATTCGGGTGTTTGAGACATCTCGGCCTGGGAGGGACTGCGAGTGTCGCCCTACTTTCC ATAAGAAGCAGGGTCAGGCTGGTATCATCTCCTGCATCGCCTTCAGCCCCACTCAGGATATTTACGCCTGCGGCTCTTATTCGAAGTCTCTGGGATTGTACTCCCGGCAGGAAGGGGTCACCCTGGCAATTCTGCAGGGGCATCAGGGTGGCATCACCCACCTAGTTTTCTCTCCTGATGGCAACTGTATTTTCTCAGGGGGACGAAAG GACCCTGAGATCTTGGGTTGGGATGTCCGTTACCCTGGGAACGTTCTGCTCTCCGTGAAACGCAATGTTGCCACAAACCAGAGAATTTACTTCGATGTTGACGT CTCCGGCCGTTACCTGGTAAGCGGGGATACGCAGGGCCTAGTTACCGCCTGGGATATATCCAGTCAGTCTGAGGAAGAATTTGCCTCTCCCGTCCTACAGTTCCAGGCTCAGAAAGATTGTATTAATGGCATTAG tTTGCACCCGTCTATGCCACTCCTAGCAACCGCCTCAGGCCAGAGGAAGTTTCCGGAGTTGGGAGAAGACAGCGGTGATGAGACAGATGGACCTCCTGGTGTTGCTGGAGAAAACTCCCTGCAGCTTTGGTGGTGTAGGAGTCCAGCAAATTAG
- the wrap53.L gene encoding telomerase Cajal body protein 1 isoform X2 gives MADEKQDWTSEETREILAQGKESDGHAGTSGEAREMLAEGKEADGHAGTSGEAREILAEGKEADSHAGTSGEAREMLAERKESDGHAGTSGEAAYLVEDGTCVPLDRESGVVALGDVEELVVAGSNAPQMTESKARLLEAEAFDSEMMRVHGQSSGMEGAQLGESSQMPRDVPPNGNGEEKSDDNAAPNETNTGILDRKEEDGTFQGPAAKVARVDEFAPVCDVCLEETAEVSMEEQAVEQRIEAAAETEEPAEHLEESYCSAQFDFSSQPWALAGAWHEYSAVPENFLKGCKWAPDGTCLLTNSDDNILRIYNLPPELYSDNWDVLEEMRPVLRMAEGDTIYDYCWYPSMNSSDPTTCFVASSCKDNPIHVWDAFHGHLKASYRPYNHLDELTAAHSLCFSPDGEQLFSGFEKMIRVFETSRPGRDCECRPTFHKKQGQAGIISCIAFSPTQDIYACGSYSKSLGLYSRQEGVTLAILQGHQGGITHLVFSPDGNCIFSGGRKDPEILGWDVRYPGNVLLSVKRNVATNQRIYFDVDVSGRYLVSGDTQGLVTAWDISSQSEEEFASPVLQFQAQKDCINGISLHPSMPLLATASGQRKFPELGEDSGDETDGPPGVAGENSLQLWWCRSPAN, from the exons ATGGCTGACGAGAAGCAAGACTGGACATCAGAGGAGACCAGAGAAATATTAGCTCAGGGAAAGGAGTCAGACGGCCATGCTGGAACATCAGGGGAGGCCAGAGAAATGTTAGCTGAGGGAAAGGAGGCAGACGGCCATGCTGGAACATCAGGGGAGGCCAGAGAAATATTAGCTGAGGGAAAGGAGGCAGACAGCCATGCTGGAACATCAGGGGAGGCCAGAGAAATGTTAGCTGAGAGAAAGGAGTCAGACGGCCATGCTGGAACATCAGGGGAG GCGGCATATTTAGTAGAGGATGGAACTTGTGTCCCTCTCGACAGGGAAAGTGGGGTTGTGGCATTAGGGGATGTAGAGGAATTAGTAGTGGCTGGAAGCAATGCTCCTCAGATGACAGAGAGCAAGGCCCGGTTATTGGAGGCTGAAGCATTCGATAGTGAGATGATGAGGGTTCATGGGCAGAGCAGTGGCATGGAGGGCGCACAGCTGGGAGAAAGCTCACAAATGCCAAGAGATGTCCCACCCAATGGCAACGGAGAAGAAAAGTCTGATGATAACGCTGCTCCAAATGAAACAAACACTGGGATATTGGACAGAAAGGAAGAAGATGGGACTTTTCAGGGCCCTGCAGCCAAGGTAGCACGGGTCGATGAGTTTGCTCCAGTCTGTGATGTCTGCTTAGAGGAAACAGCGGAGGTATCAATGGAGGAGCAGGCAGTAGAGCAGAGGATAGAAGCTGCAGCAGAGACAGAGGAACCGGCTGAGCACTTGGAAGAATCATATTG CTCTGCCCAGTTTGACTTTTCCTCTCAGCCCTGGGCGCTCGCAGGAGCTTGGCATGAATATTCAGCAGTGCCTGAGAACTTCCTGAAAGGCTGCAAATG GGCCCCTGATGGTACCTGCCTACTGACCAACAGTGATGACAACATCTTGCGGATATATAACCTTCCACCTGAGCTGTACTCGGACAACTGGGATGTACTGGAGGAAATG cgCCCTGTTCTACGTATGGCTGAAGGGGACACCATATATGACTACTGTTGGTACCCCAGTATGAATTCCTCTGACCCCACCACCTGCTT TGTGGCCAGCAGCTGTAAAGATAACCCAATCCATGTGTGGGACGCATTCCACGGCCACCTGAAAGCATCGTATCGGCCGTACAACCACTTG GATGAGCTGACAGCGGCACactctctctgcttctctcctgATGGTGAGCAGCTCTTCTCTGGATTTGAAAAGATGATTCGGGTGTTTGAGACATCTCGGCCTGGGAGGGACTGCGAGTGTCGCCCTACTTTCC ATAAGAAGCAGGGTCAGGCTGGTATCATCTCCTGCATCGCCTTCAGCCCCACTCAGGATATTTACGCCTGCGGCTCTTATTCGAAGTCTCTGGGATTGTACTCCCGGCAGGAAGGGGTCACCCTGGCAATTCTGCAGGGGCATCAGGGTGGCATCACCCACCTAGTTTTCTCTCCTGATGGCAACTGTATTTTCTCAGGGGGACGAAAG GACCCTGAGATCTTGGGTTGGGATGTCCGTTACCCTGGGAACGTTCTGCTCTCCGTGAAACGCAATGTTGCCACAAACCAGAGAATTTACTTCGATGTTGACGT CTCCGGCCGTTACCTGGTAAGCGGGGATACGCAGGGCCTAGTTACCGCCTGGGATATATCCAGTCAGTCTGAGGAAGAATTTGCCTCTCCCGTCCTACAGTTCCAGGCTCAGAAAGATTGTATTAATGGCATTAG tTTGCACCCGTCTATGCCACTCCTAGCAACCGCCTCAGGCCAGAGGAAGTTTCCGGAGTTGGGAGAAGACAGCGGTGATGAGACAGATGGACCTCCTGGTGTTGCTGGAGAAAACTCCCTGCAGCTTTGGTGGTGTAGGAGTCCAGCAAATTAG